In Excalfactoria chinensis isolate bCotChi1 chromosome 5, bCotChi1.hap2, whole genome shotgun sequence, a single genomic region encodes these proteins:
- the LOC140252996 gene encoding uncharacterized protein, which translates to MGTRQPQPRSDSSGKKKGTDKEPLLVPTRRTFVVSLVVCFYVFVFVTGGEGAHLMSQPENIWVTWSNRTGQKDFCLSLQSVSSPFSTCLIGVPRWDPEEFNGYVRKNKCEKDAVSTVFFMKAFESNFTHWARMSACLIRSLNTSLPWDPPELQLLGSQSVGNVTWNKKTQKWERPVRCLYFSGFKTPGQLSNHKVWQGLLGNRTPLQRRIGSETFTLVNPIRYDTYRLSGAYCGFSAERVEGFSRPCSGDGSENAFADHCIKEGGNWLSYNQKHVVRHPNGSNYNISCYWGPDNLACSGCCARKEPLTGEGLWSNGTAKALPKGIFLICGDRAWQGIPKNPVGGPCYLGKLTLLAPNHSAVINVMKSMVRVQRQKRSIKNLDRDCGDEVQLWGPTARIFASILAPGVAAAQALREIERLACWSAKEANVTTMVLSELLMDINNIRHAVLQNRAAIDFLLLAQGHGCKDFEGMCCFNLSDHSDSIHKKLEWMQEHTKKIAIDDAFGSWLDGLFGNIGPWLKQFLKVLIIGILVFLALMICLPCVFQCIQGCLQRMIERIFNDKMECQRIYDKL; encoded by the coding sequence ATGGGAACCCGCCAGCCGCAACCGCGAAGTgactcttcaggaaagaagaaaggaacagataaagaacCACTGCTTGTACCTACGAGAAGGACATTTGTTGTATcgcttgttgtgtgtttttatgtatttgtgtttgttacagGGGGAGAGGGTGCTCATCTCATGTCacaaccagaaaatatttgggtcACATGGTCTAATCGAACTGggcagaaagatttctgcctgaGTTTACAGTCAGTCTCATCACCGTTTAGTACATGCCTTATTGGTGTACCCAGGTGGGACCCAGAGGAGTTTAACGGATATGTGCGAAAGAACAAATGCGAGAAAGATGCAGTgagcacagttttctttatgaaggCGTTTGAGTCTAACTTCACTCATTGGGCCAGAATGTCTGCATGCCTTATTAGATCTTTGAATACCTCCCTACCATGGGATCCACCAGAGTTGCAGCTGCTTGGATCCCAATCAGTCGGTAATGTAACATGGAATAAGAAAACTCAGAAGTGGGAACGTCCAGTTAGATGTCTATATTTTTCGGGTTTTAAGACACCGGGTCAATTGTCTAATCATAAGGTATGGCAGGGCCTGCTTGGGAATAGGACACCATTACAGAGAAGAATTGGATCCGAAACTTTCACTTTAGTTAACCCCATTCGATATGACACATATAGGTTGTCAGGGGCATATTgtggtttttctgctgaaagggTGGAGGGATTCTCTCGTCCTTGTTCCGGGGATGGCTCCGAGAATGCATTTGCAGACCATTGCATAAAGGAGGGTGGGAATTGGCTCTCTTACAATCAGAAGCATGTGGTACGTCATCCTAACGGGTCCAACTATAATATCTCATGCTATTGGGGTCCTGACAATCTAGCATGCTCTGGTTGTTGTGCTCGGAAGGAACCTTTGACTGGGGAAGGATTATGGAGCAATGGTACAGCCAAAGCTCTTCCTAAGGGTATATTCTTGATATGTGGGGATAGAGCTTGGCAAGGGATACCAAAGAATCCAGTTGGGGGTCCGTGTTATTTGGGAAAATTGACACTGTTGGCTCCCAATCATTCTGCGGTGATTAATGTTATGAAAAGCATGGTTCGAGTGCAACGCCAGAAACGATCAATAAAAAATCTGGATCGGGATTGTGGGGATGAGGTTCAGTTGTGGGGTCCCACAGCCAGAATCTTTGCGTCAATCTTAGCCCCAGGagtagctgcagcccaggcGCTGAGAGAAATTGAGAGATTGGCTTGTTGGTCTGCGAAAGAAGCTAATGTCACCACAATGGTCTTGTCGGAACTCCTGATGGACATTAATAACATCAgacatgctgttctccagaacagagctgcgATAGACTTTCTGCTACTGGCCCAAGGGCACGGATGCAAGGACTTtgaagggatgtgctgcttcaatCTGAGCGACCACAGTGATTCAATTCATAAGAAGTTGGAGTGGATGCAAGAGCATACCAAGAAAATTGCAATTGATGATGCATTCGGCAGCTGGCTGGATGGACTATTTGGTAATATTGGCCCATGgcttaaacagtttcttaaagtattaattatagggattttagttttcttagctttaatgATTTGCCTACCTTGTGTGTTTCAATGTATCCAGGGTTGTTTACAGCGTatgatagaaagaatatttaatgacaaaatggagtgCCAACGGATATATgataagctttaa